A region of Paenimyroides aestuarii DNA encodes the following proteins:
- a CDS encoding cytochrome c oxidase subunit I produces the protein MSAVVGHELTHDHSHDDHHHKETFVTKYIFSQDHKMIAKQFLVTGIVMGIIGIAMSLLFRIQIAWPEESFKVFSWLLGDDFAPGGVMRNDIYLALVTIHGTIMVFFVLTAGLSGTFSNLLIPLQIGARDMASGFMNMLSYWIFFIACIVMIASLFIESGPASAGWTIYPPLSAVPEAIPGSGTGMTLWLVSMALFIAQSLMGSLNYVVTVLNLRTKGMSMTRLPLTIWALWVTAIIGIVSFPVLLSAALLLIMDRSFGTSFFLSDIYLAGEVLHYQGGSPVLFEHLFWFLGHPEVYIVILPAMGITSEVISANARKPIFGYRAMITSILAIAFLSTIVWGHHMFVSGMNPFLGSVFTFTTLLIAIPSAVKAFNYITTLWKGNLQMNPSMLFCIGFVSTFITGGLTGIILGDSTLDINVHDTYFVIAHFHLVMGISALYGMFAGIYHWFPKMYGRMMNKNLGYIHFWVTVVCAYGVFFPMHFIGMAGLPRRYYTNSAFPMFDDMVDVNILITMFALVGAAFQLVFLFNFFYSIFYGKKAPRNPWRATTLEWTTPVEHMHGNWPGAIPEVHRWPYDYSKPGYEEDFVPQTVPLRDGEKDGGHH, from the coding sequence ATGTCAGCAGTAGTAGGACACGAATTAACACACGATCATTCACACGATGATCACCACCATAAAGAAACTTTCGTAACAAAGTATATCTTTAGTCAAGACCACAAAATGATTGCTAAGCAATTCTTGGTAACAGGTATTGTAATGGGAATCATTGGTATTGCCATGTCATTATTATTCCGTATTCAAATCGCTTGGCCAGAAGAATCATTCAAAGTATTCTCTTGGTTGTTAGGAGACGATTTTGCTCCGGGAGGTGTAATGCGAAACGATATTTATCTAGCATTAGTTACCATTCACGGAACCATCATGGTATTCTTTGTATTAACAGCAGGTTTATCAGGTACGTTCTCTAACTTATTAATACCCTTACAGATTGGTGCTCGCGATATGGCATCAGGTTTCATGAACATGTTGTCGTACTGGATCTTTTTCATTGCGTGTATCGTAATGATTGCTTCGTTGTTTATAGAATCAGGACCGGCATCAGCAGGTTGGACAATCTATCCACCTTTATCAGCCGTTCCAGAAGCTATTCCAGGTTCAGGAACAGGTATGACACTTTGGTTGGTATCAATGGCTTTGTTTATTGCACAATCATTAATGGGATCATTAAACTATGTGGTAACCGTTTTAAACTTGCGTACAAAAGGAATGTCTATGACGCGCTTGCCATTAACAATCTGGGCTTTGTGGGTAACAGCTATTATTGGTATCGTATCATTCCCAGTGTTATTATCTGCAGCATTATTGTTGATTATGGATAGAAGCTTTGGTACATCATTCTTCTTGTCTGATATCTATTTAGCAGGTGAAGTATTACACTATCAAGGTGGATCGCCCGTATTATTTGAACACTTATTCTGGTTCTTAGGACACCCAGAAGTATATATCGTAATTTTACCAGCAATGGGAATTACATCAGAAGTAATCTCTGCAAATGCTCGTAAGCCAATCTTTGGTTACCGCGCCATGATTACATCTATCCTTGCAATTGCATTTTTATCAACAATTGTTTGGGGTCACCACATGTTCGTTTCAGGTATGAATCCATTCTTAGGGTCGGTATTTACCTTTACCACCTTACTAATTGCAATTCCATCTGCAGTAAAAGCGTTTAACTATATCACTACACTATGGAAAGGTAACTTACAAATGAACCCTTCTATGTTGTTCTGTATTGGTTTTGTATCAACATTCATCACCGGAGGTTTAACGGGTATTATCTTAGGAGATTCAACCTTAGATATCAACGTACACGATACCTATTTCGTAATTGCACACTTCCACTTAGTAATGGGTATTTCAGCTCTTTACGGAATGTTTGCAGGTATTTATCATTGGTTCCCTAAAATGTATGGCCGCATGATGAATAAAAACCTAGGTTATATTCATTTCTGGGTAACAGTAGTTTGTGCATACGGCGTTTTCTTCCCAATGCACTTTATAGGTATGGCAGGTTTACCGCGCCGTTACTATACCAACTCTGCGTTCCCAATGTTTGATGATATGGTAGATGTAAACATTTTAATCACCATGTTTGCATTAGTAGGAGCAGCCTTCCAATTGGTATTCTTGTTCAACTTCTTCTATAGTATTTTCTATGGTAAAAAAGCACCAAGAAACCCGTGGAGAGCTACCACATTAGAGTGGACCACACCAGTAGAACACATGCACGGAAACTGGCCAGGAGCCATTCCAGAAGTGCACCGTTGGCCTTATGATTATTCAAAACCAGGCTATGAAGAAGATTTTGTTCCACAAACAGTGCCGTTAAGAGATGGCGAAAAAGATGGTGGACATCATTAA